The following proteins come from a genomic window of Pyxidicoccus sp. MSG2:
- a CDS encoding alpha/beta fold hydrolase, protein MDAWRWGVWVLVAVLALVLWNVIWVAAVRRWYRLRTELPQALRVRCDDGWELTVHVRRAPVRRFEEPVLLCHGLAANRFTFDFEPPYSVAHYLADAGFDCFSVEWRGTGHSRLPPRGRRYTDFTIDDHILHDGPALLELALKETGAKRAFWLGHSLGGLVGYGVAQGPEGPKLAGLLTLGAPVHFKSGPLMRALISLGVRAAWPARFRHEWMSASLAPFLGYVTLPLSDLMVNPEHIPPRIQRQVYANMMSSMSRKVLLQFQDWIEHDAFRSFDRATDWRAGISRLQLPLLVMGGSSDRLATAQNVESQFALATAPDRALHIFGRDHGDKMDYGHGDLIFGAGAPQEVYPLIREWLERHATRLPSEDVQPPA, encoded by the coding sequence ATGGATGCTTGGCGGTGGGGCGTGTGGGTGCTGGTCGCCGTGCTCGCCCTGGTGCTGTGGAACGTCATATGGGTCGCGGCCGTCCGACGGTGGTACCGCCTCCGGACGGAGCTGCCCCAGGCCCTCCGTGTCCGGTGCGACGACGGCTGGGAGTTGACCGTCCATGTCCGGCGCGCGCCGGTGCGCCGCTTCGAGGAGCCGGTGCTGCTGTGCCACGGGCTGGCCGCCAACCGGTTCACCTTCGACTTCGAGCCGCCCTACTCCGTGGCGCACTACCTGGCCGACGCCGGCTTCGACTGCTTCAGCGTGGAGTGGCGCGGCACCGGGCACTCGCGCCTGCCGCCCCGGGGCCGACGGTACACGGACTTCACCATCGACGACCACATCCTCCATGACGGGCCGGCGCTGCTGGAACTGGCGCTGAAGGAGACCGGGGCGAAACGGGCCTTCTGGCTCGGCCACTCGCTGGGAGGGCTGGTGGGCTACGGGGTGGCGCAGGGCCCCGAGGGGCCGAAGCTGGCCGGGCTGCTCACCCTGGGAGCCCCCGTGCACTTCAAGTCCGGGCCCCTGATGCGCGCGCTCATCTCCCTGGGTGTGCGCGCCGCATGGCCCGCGCGCTTCCGGCATGAGTGGATGAGCGCCAGCCTCGCGCCCTTCCTCGGCTACGTCACCCTGCCCCTCTCGGACTTGATGGTGAACCCCGAGCACATCCCCCCGCGCATCCAGCGGCAGGTCTACGCGAACATGATGTCGTCGATGAGCCGCAAGGTGCTGCTCCAGTTCCAGGACTGGATTGAGCACGATGCGTTCCGCTCCTTCGACCGCGCCACGGACTGGCGCGCGGGCATCTCGCGCTTGCAGCTTCCGCTGCTCGTCATGGGCGGCAGCTCGGACCGGCTGGCCACGGCGCAGAACGTGGAGTCCCAGTTCGCGCTCGCCACCGCGCCGGACCGCGCGCTGCACATCTTCGGCAGGGACCACGGCGACAAGATGGACTACGGGCACGGCGACCTCATCTTCGGCGCCGGCGCGCCCCAGGAGGTCTACCCCCTCATCCGCGAGTGGCTGGAGCGCCATGCCACGCGGCTTCCCTCCGAGGACGTGCAGCCTCCGGCTTGA
- a CDS encoding CinA family nicotinamide mononucleotide deamidase-related protein produces the protein MRVELLCTGDELVTGLITDTNSTYLEARLFDLGVKVERVVLVGDVRPDITHALLAAASRADVVVVSGGLGPTSDDFTLECAAAAAGVPMTEDARVLGWLRERYAERGMSPNLNAGQLRMARIPQGSEPVRNPAGSAPLVILTLGRCRLFFLPGVPREYRALLDGEVLPRIRTWLEAEPGRMHRAFRLLRTVGMGESVLDQQVMPLAPSHPRVVFGFRTHAPENHLKLMAEAPSQSEADAALAAAEADCRRVLGASVFGADAEEYAAALLEKLGRAKATLAAAESCTGGLIAQQLTAVPGASSVFIGGAVVYSEKMKTAWVGVPPAVLERHTAVSRETAIAMAEGVRAACGTTYGLSVTGYAGPGGGTPEDPVGTVYCALAGAGMPTRCERITLSGDRDRVRLFAASHTLEMLRQHLLAAAATP, from the coding sequence ATGCGCGTCGAGCTGCTGTGCACCGGTGACGAGCTCGTCACCGGCCTCATCACGGACACGAACAGCACGTACCTGGAGGCCCGCCTCTTCGACCTGGGAGTGAAGGTCGAGCGCGTGGTGCTCGTGGGCGACGTGCGGCCGGACATCACCCATGCGCTGCTGGCCGCGGCCTCGCGCGCGGACGTGGTGGTGGTGTCCGGGGGCCTGGGCCCCACGTCGGACGACTTCACGCTCGAGTGCGCCGCCGCGGCCGCGGGCGTGCCGATGACGGAGGACGCCCGGGTGCTCGGCTGGCTGCGTGAGCGCTACGCCGAGAGGGGCATGTCCCCCAACCTCAACGCGGGTCAGCTGCGCATGGCGCGCATCCCCCAGGGCTCCGAGCCGGTGCGCAACCCGGCGGGCTCCGCGCCCCTCGTCATCCTCACCCTGGGCCGCTGCCGGCTGTTCTTCCTGCCCGGCGTGCCGCGCGAGTACCGGGCCCTGCTGGACGGCGAGGTGCTGCCGCGCATCCGCACGTGGCTGGAGGCGGAGCCCGGCCGCATGCACCGTGCCTTCCGGCTGCTGCGCACGGTGGGCATGGGTGAGTCGGTCTTGGACCAGCAGGTGATGCCCCTGGCTCCGAGCCACCCCCGGGTGGTGTTCGGCTTCCGCACGCACGCGCCGGAGAACCACCTGAAGCTGATGGCCGAGGCGCCCTCGCAGTCCGAGGCCGACGCCGCGCTCGCCGCCGCGGAGGCGGACTGCCGCCGGGTGCTGGGCGCGAGCGTGTTCGGCGCGGATGCGGAGGAGTACGCAGCGGCGCTGCTCGAGAAGCTCGGGCGCGCGAAGGCCACGCTGGCGGCGGCGGAGAGCTGCACCGGTGGCCTCATCGCCCAGCAACTCACCGCGGTGCCGGGGGCCAGCAGCGTCTTCATCGGCGGCGCGGTGGTGTACTCGGAGAAGATGAAGACCGCATGGGTGGGCGTTCCGCCGGCGGTGCTGGAGCGCCACACGGCGGTGTCCCGCGAGACGGCCATCGCCATGGCCGAGGGCGTCCGCGCCGCCTGTGGCACCACGTACGGCCTGTCGGTGACGGGCTACGCTGGTCCGGGCGGAGGCACGCCGGAGGACCCGGTGGGCACCGTGTACTGCGCGCTGGCTGGCGCGGGGATGCCCACCCGCTGCGAGCGCATCACCCTCTCCGGCGACCGCGACCGCGTGCGCCTGTTCGCCGCTTCCCACACGCTGGAGATGCTGCGGCAGCACCTGCTCGCCGCGGCCGCCACCCCATGA
- the recA gene encoding recombinase RecA, translating into MSKLTEKLKAVAAAVASIEKQFGRGAVMTLGGEGREQKVAVIPSGSVGVDRALGVGGYPRGRVVEVFGNESSGKTTLTLHAIAQVQTVGGVAAFIDAEHALDVSYARKLGVKVEELLVSQPDTGEQALEITEQLVRSGAVDLIVVDSVAALVPRAEIEGEMGDAHMGVQARLMSQALRKLTGAVSRSGTCIIFINQIRMKIGVMFGNPETTTGGNALKFYASVRMEIRRTGNLKDGDAVVGSRARVKVVKNKMAPPFQEAEFDLLYGSGIHRTGEVLDLGVATGLIEKSGSHFSLRGERIGQGRERAAEWLREHPDVLEALGRELTGTTALPCPLASTEAAA; encoded by the coding sequence ATGAGCAAGCTCACGGAGAAGCTGAAGGCGGTAGCGGCAGCGGTGGCGTCAATCGAGAAGCAGTTCGGCCGGGGCGCGGTGATGACGCTCGGGGGCGAGGGCCGGGAGCAGAAGGTGGCGGTCATCCCCTCGGGCTCGGTGGGGGTGGACCGGGCGCTCGGCGTGGGCGGCTACCCGCGTGGCCGGGTGGTGGAGGTGTTCGGCAACGAGTCCTCGGGCAAGACGACGCTCACGCTGCATGCGATTGCGCAGGTGCAGACCGTGGGCGGCGTGGCGGCCTTCATCGACGCGGAACACGCGCTGGACGTGTCCTATGCGCGCAAGCTGGGCGTGAAGGTGGAGGAATTGCTGGTGTCGCAGCCGGACACCGGTGAGCAGGCGCTGGAAATCACCGAGCAGCTCGTGCGCTCGGGGGCGGTGGACCTCATCGTGGTGGACTCGGTGGCGGCGCTGGTGCCCAGGGCCGAAATCGAAGGGGAGATGGGGGACGCGCACATGGGCGTGCAGGCGCGGCTGATGAGCCAGGCGCTGCGCAAGCTCACCGGCGCGGTGAGTCGTTCCGGCACGTGCATCATCTTCATCAACCAGATTCGCATGAAGATTGGCGTGATGTTCGGCAACCCGGAGACGACGACGGGCGGCAACGCGCTGAAGTTCTACGCGTCGGTGCGGATGGAGATTCGCCGCACGGGCAACCTCAAGGACGGGGACGCGGTGGTCGGCTCGAGGGCGAGGGTGAAGGTGGTGAAGAACAAGATGGCGCCGCCCTTCCAGGAGGCCGAGTTCGACCTGCTCTACGGCAGCGGCATCCACCGCACGGGCGAGGTGCTGGACCTGGGCGTGGCCACGGGCCTCATCGAGAAGTCGGGCAGCCACTTCAGCCTGCGCGGGGAGCGCATCGGCCAGGGCCGCGAGCGCGCCGCGGAGTGGCTGCGCGAGCACCCGGACGTGCTGGAGGCGCTCGGCAGGGAGCTCACGGGCACGACGGCCCTCCCCTGCCCTCTCGCCTCCACGGAGGCCGCCGCCTAG
- a CDS encoding M23 family metallopeptidase — protein sequence MRRFSLLVILTACACAAPRAEPKMSFDELYGSPGPDDERSRPSASQGPAVHESAPESSGALEAVLAAFTERARTYRAQVARGGAMPASQAENWEAMNRALDGFLARPVKGTDARDVLRARSVLEAELEQDGRTYGDMPGALAEAVVLRVGRLAVRMAELRRLEHPEETNGLPRLAWPLAPVSITSLFGQRWHPILGENRRHLGVDLAAQQGQVIYTAEKGVVLRAGWNGDHGNQVEVQHAGRWVTRYSHLSRVLVEPGEILERGDALGLAGETGLATGVHLHFELWRDGQALDPLDALGGDEASPVEGPVEGPPMARGHMPTDPATHQGRRPVGQRP from the coding sequence GTGCGTCGCTTCAGCCTCCTCGTCATCCTCACTGCTTGTGCCTGCGCCGCGCCGCGCGCGGAGCCGAAGATGAGCTTCGACGAGCTCTACGGCTCCCCGGGCCCGGACGACGAGCGCTCGAGGCCCTCTGCCAGCCAGGGGCCCGCGGTGCACGAGTCCGCCCCCGAATCCTCCGGGGCGCTCGAAGCCGTGCTCGCCGCGTTCACCGAGCGGGCCCGGACGTACCGTGCCCAGGTGGCGCGGGGCGGGGCGATGCCGGCATCCCAGGCAGAGAACTGGGAGGCGATGAACCGCGCGCTGGACGGTTTCCTGGCGCGGCCGGTGAAGGGCACCGACGCACGCGACGTGCTCCGTGCCCGGAGCGTGCTGGAGGCCGAGCTGGAGCAGGACGGCCGGACCTACGGCGACATGCCGGGCGCGCTGGCGGAGGCGGTGGTGCTGCGCGTGGGCCGGCTCGCCGTGCGCATGGCGGAATTGCGGCGCCTGGAGCACCCGGAAGAGACGAACGGGCTCCCGCGCCTGGCGTGGCCCCTGGCCCCGGTCTCCATCACCAGCCTCTTCGGCCAGCGCTGGCACCCGATACTGGGGGAGAACCGGCGCCACCTGGGCGTGGACCTGGCCGCGCAACAGGGACAGGTCATCTACACGGCAGAGAAGGGCGTGGTGCTGCGCGCGGGGTGGAACGGCGACCACGGCAACCAGGTGGAGGTGCAGCACGCCGGCCGCTGGGTGACGCGCTACAGCCACCTGTCGCGCGTGCTGGTGGAGCCGGGCGAAATCCTGGAGCGAGGCGACGCGCTGGGCCTCGCCGGAGAGACGGGGCTCGCCACGGGCGTCCACCTCCACTTCGAGCTGTGGCGTGACGGCCAGGCGCTGGACCCGCTGGACGCGCTGGGCGGCGACGAGGCGTCCCCGGTGGAGGGTCCGGTGGAGGGCCCGCCCATGGCGCGGGGCCACATGCCGACGGACCCCGCAACGCATCAGGGGCGCCGACCTGTGGGTCAGCGCCCCTGA
- a CDS encoding NAD(P)/FAD-dependent oxidoreductase — MTFFRVSPKREDLPHVVILGGGFAGLYAAKHLYKRPVRVTVVDRHNHHLFQPLLYQVATATLSPSEIAAPLRGVLGPHNVGVVLAEVTGVDTVGKRVLLTDGELKYDYLVIATGATHSYFGNDHWARFAPGLKSIEDAVEIRRRILMAFELAERETDPEARRALLNFVIIGGGPTGVELAGALAEISRHSLPGDFQNIDPRDARIILIEGVSNVLPVYPEDLSLKALRTLEKLGVEVRTGARVTNIDETGVFIGAEHIPARTVLWAAGVAASPVARTLGVELDRAGRVQVTPELTVPGHDDIFVAGDLASVQGADGKPVPGLAPAAMQMGKQVALNIRHRLMGKPMQPFKYWDRGSYAVIGRGHAVGIAFRHFKQSGFSAWAAWLLIHITFLIGFRSRLAVLLDWAYSYLTFSKSARIITGPTPRLDRPPARLELPAGGAMNVDAATRAAVTRQEPTVPARH; from the coding sequence ATGACTTTCTTCCGCGTGAGCCCGAAACGCGAAGACCTGCCCCATGTGGTCATCCTCGGCGGAGGCTTCGCCGGTCTCTACGCCGCGAAGCACCTCTACAAACGGCCCGTGCGCGTCACGGTGGTGGACCGGCACAACCACCACCTCTTCCAGCCGCTGCTGTACCAGGTGGCCACCGCGACGCTCAGCCCGAGCGAGATTGCCGCGCCCCTACGCGGGGTGCTGGGCCCTCACAACGTGGGCGTGGTGCTGGCGGAGGTGACGGGGGTGGACACGGTCGGCAAGCGCGTGCTGCTGACGGATGGCGAGCTGAAGTACGACTATCTCGTCATCGCCACCGGGGCCACGCACTCCTACTTCGGCAATGACCATTGGGCGCGGTTCGCGCCGGGGCTGAAGTCCATCGAGGACGCGGTGGAAATCCGCCGCCGCATCCTGATGGCCTTCGAGCTGGCAGAGCGCGAGACGGACCCGGAGGCCCGCCGCGCGCTGCTCAACTTCGTCATCATCGGCGGAGGCCCCACCGGCGTGGAGCTGGCGGGCGCGCTGGCGGAGATCAGCCGCCATTCCCTGCCCGGTGACTTCCAGAACATCGACCCTCGCGATGCGCGCATCATCCTCATCGAGGGTGTGAGCAACGTGCTGCCCGTCTACCCCGAGGACCTGTCCCTCAAGGCACTTCGCACGTTGGAGAAGCTGGGCGTCGAGGTCCGCACGGGCGCCCGCGTCACCAACATCGACGAGACGGGTGTGTTCATCGGCGCCGAGCACATCCCGGCCCGCACGGTGCTGTGGGCGGCGGGAGTGGCCGCCTCCCCGGTGGCCCGCACGCTGGGCGTGGAGCTGGACCGCGCCGGCCGCGTGCAGGTGACGCCCGAGCTGACGGTGCCCGGGCACGACGACATCTTCGTCGCCGGAGACCTCGCCTCCGTGCAGGGGGCTGATGGAAAGCCCGTCCCGGGCCTCGCGCCCGCGGCGATGCAGATGGGCAAGCAGGTGGCTCTCAACATCCGCCACCGGCTGATGGGCAAGCCCATGCAGCCCTTCAAGTACTGGGACCGCGGCTCCTACGCGGTGATTGGCCGCGGGCACGCGGTGGGCATCGCCTTCCGCCACTTCAAGCAGTCCGGCTTCTCCGCCTGGGCGGCCTGGCTGCTCATCCACATCACCTTCCTCATCGGCTTCCGCAGCCGGCTGGCGGTGCTGCTCGACTGGGCATACTCGTACCTGACGTTCTCCAAGTCGGCCCGCATCATCACCGGCCCCACGCCGCGACTGGACCGGCCGCCCGCGCGGTTGGAGCTTCCGGCTGGCGGCGCGATGAACGTCGACGCCGCCACCCGCGCCGCCGTCACCCGCCAGGAGCCCACCGTGCCCGCGAGGCACTGA
- the pssA gene encoding CDP-diacylglycerol--serine O-phosphatidyltransferase, which produces MMKLRKLMFVLPNLFTVTSIFCGFYAITLCSGEAGPVQLYQAALAIFFAMFFDGCDGRVARLTKTQSDFGVQLDSLADVISFGAAPGLLVYKWALAPLGFVGLFISFAFAACGAMRLARFNVLAARNPHGGGGRFFVGLPIPVAAGMLVSVIISHHAAAGGAPLGEAAAMPMAVAVAGLSLLMVSTVRYRTFKDTRPNRKSALVFMLVVLGGVVIATQFHPAWVLVACCGAYLAVGLVESAVHVRSHLVARKVAAGSVAAVAVASVIDDEDEDEEDAEEDAGPGNDGPAYL; this is translated from the coding sequence ATGATGAAGTTGCGGAAACTGATGTTCGTGCTCCCGAACCTTTTCACCGTCACGTCCATCTTCTGTGGCTTCTATGCCATCACCCTGTGCTCGGGCGAGGCCGGTCCCGTGCAGCTCTACCAGGCGGCCCTGGCCATCTTCTTCGCCATGTTCTTCGACGGGTGCGACGGCCGGGTGGCCCGCCTGACGAAGACGCAGAGCGACTTCGGCGTGCAGCTCGACAGCCTGGCGGACGTCATCTCGTTCGGGGCCGCGCCGGGCCTGCTGGTCTACAAGTGGGCGCTCGCGCCGCTGGGCTTCGTGGGCCTGTTCATCTCCTTCGCGTTCGCCGCGTGCGGCGCGATGCGGCTGGCGCGCTTCAACGTGCTGGCGGCGCGCAACCCGCACGGCGGCGGTGGGCGCTTCTTCGTGGGGCTGCCCATCCCGGTTGCCGCGGGCATGCTGGTGTCGGTCATCATCTCCCACCACGCGGCGGCGGGCGGTGCGCCCCTGGGCGAGGCCGCCGCCATGCCGATGGCCGTGGCCGTGGCCGGGCTGTCGCTGCTGATGGTGTCGACGGTGCGCTACCGCACCTTCAAGGACACGCGGCCGAACCGGAAGAGCGCGCTGGTCTTCATGCTGGTGGTGCTCGGCGGCGTGGTGATTGCCACGCAGTTCCACCCGGCCTGGGTGCTGGTGGCCTGCTGCGGCGCCTACCTGGCGGTGGGCCTGGTGGAGTCCGCGGTGCACGTGCGCAGTCACCTGGTGGCGCGCAAGGTGGCCGCCGGCTCGGTGGCCGCGGTGGCCGTGGCCTCCGTCATCGACGATGAGGACGAGGACGAAGAGGACGCCGAGGAAGACGCCGGCCCGGGCAACGACGGCCCGGCGTACCTGTAG
- a CDS encoding DUF1285 domain-containing protein, giving the protein MQPPTGQPPPGKRWHTREDSGIRLDATLRWWHDDEPIQHPKIIELFNSSLVLDEEDRYQLRIGKDWCYVQVEGAAYEVRTVDVTSDERVSVRLSDRTAEALEPSTLQVDPDGVLSCRVKQGRARARFSRDAQYQLGQLLEEGTDGGLVLCAGQRRMPLPVSLDALQASS; this is encoded by the coding sequence ATGCAACCTCCCACCGGACAGCCCCCTCCCGGCAAGCGCTGGCACACCCGCGAGGACAGCGGCATCCGCCTCGACGCCACCCTTCGCTGGTGGCACGACGACGAGCCCATCCAGCACCCGAAAATCATCGAGCTCTTCAACAGCTCCCTGGTGCTGGACGAGGAGGACCGCTACCAGCTGCGCATCGGCAAGGACTGGTGCTACGTCCAGGTGGAGGGCGCCGCCTACGAGGTGCGCACGGTGGACGTCACCTCGGACGAGCGGGTCTCCGTCCGCTTGAGCGACCGCACGGCCGAGGCGTTGGAACCCTCCACCCTGCAGGTGGACCCCGACGGTGTCCTGTCCTGCCGGGTGAAGCAGGGCCGCGCCCGGGCGCGCTTCTCCCGCGATGCCCAGTACCAGCTCGGTCAGCTCCTGGAGGAGGGGACCGACGGCGGCCTCGTGCTGTGCGCGGGGCAGCGCCGGATGCCCCTGCCTGTCTCCCTGGACGCGCTGCAGGCCTCGTCCTAG
- a CDS encoding YifB family Mg chelatase-like AAA ATPase: MLARVRSGALLGIDAVVVECEVDMALGLPYFNVVGQAEGAVRESKVRVISALKNTGFELPQKRITVNLAPADLKKEGAAFELPIALGVLVAAKQLEEASVARLLFGGELSLDGSLRPIKGALPLAVAARNHGFEGVMLPAANAPEAALVEGLRVLPVTHLREAVDHLTGVRPVAPYVREEDADVPGRDGTGPDMADVRGQPELKLALEMAAAGGHNLLLSGPPGSGKTMLARRLPGILPEMTFPEALEVTKVYSVLGLLAEGHALMRERPFRAPHHTLSDAGLVGGGAAARPGELSLAHNGVLFLDELPEFRKNVLEVLRQPLEEGVIHLARANQHITYPCRVMLVAAMNPCPCGYYGVAGRVCTCADYRRFEYNTRVSGPLLDRIDMTLQTRPVEYQHLARADSREPTSHYYRERVQAARERQRARYRDEPGVHCNAQLPPHLLRRHCVMSSRAETMLERAVRKYGLSARAHDRILKVALTRTDLEGHARIEEVDIQLAIDFRMLDRVNHPHASTQGPRASQAEPSLWPPKSSGPASPRE, encoded by the coding sequence ATGCTGGCGCGGGTGCGGTCGGGGGCGTTGCTGGGCATCGACGCGGTGGTGGTGGAGTGCGAGGTCGACATGGCGCTCGGCCTCCCCTACTTCAACGTCGTGGGGCAGGCGGAAGGGGCGGTGCGCGAATCGAAGGTGCGCGTCATCTCCGCGCTGAAGAACACGGGCTTCGAGCTGCCCCAGAAGCGGATCACCGTGAATCTGGCTCCCGCGGATTTGAAGAAGGAGGGAGCGGCCTTCGAGCTGCCCATTGCCCTGGGCGTGCTGGTGGCGGCGAAGCAGTTGGAGGAAGCCTCCGTGGCGCGCCTCCTCTTTGGCGGGGAGCTCTCGCTGGACGGCTCGCTCCGGCCCATCAAGGGCGCGCTGCCGCTGGCCGTGGCGGCGCGCAACCACGGCTTCGAGGGCGTCATGCTGCCGGCGGCCAACGCTCCCGAGGCGGCCCTGGTGGAGGGGCTGCGAGTGCTTCCGGTGACACACCTGCGCGAGGCGGTGGACCACCTGACGGGGGTGAGGCCTGTTGCGCCCTACGTCCGAGAGGAGGACGCCGACGTGCCCGGGCGGGACGGGACGGGGCCGGACATGGCGGACGTGCGGGGCCAGCCGGAGCTGAAGCTGGCTTTGGAGATGGCGGCCGCCGGAGGCCACAACCTGCTGCTCAGCGGACCGCCCGGCTCCGGGAAGACCATGCTGGCGCGGCGGCTGCCCGGCATCCTCCCGGAGATGACCTTCCCCGAGGCGCTGGAGGTGACGAAGGTCTACTCGGTGCTGGGCCTGCTGGCGGAGGGGCACGCGCTGATGCGCGAGCGGCCCTTCCGGGCGCCACACCACACCCTCTCCGACGCGGGACTGGTGGGCGGCGGCGCCGCGGCGCGGCCCGGAGAGCTGTCCCTGGCGCACAACGGGGTGCTCTTCCTCGACGAGCTGCCGGAGTTCCGGAAGAACGTGCTCGAGGTCCTCCGCCAGCCGCTGGAAGAAGGCGTCATCCATCTGGCGCGGGCCAACCAGCACATCACCTACCCGTGCCGGGTGATGCTGGTGGCGGCGATGAACCCGTGTCCCTGCGGCTACTACGGCGTCGCCGGACGCGTCTGCACCTGCGCGGACTACCGCCGCTTCGAATACAACACCCGGGTGAGCGGTCCCCTGCTGGACCGCATCGACATGACCCTGCAGACGCGACCGGTGGAGTACCAGCACCTGGCACGCGCGGATTCGAGGGAGCCGACGAGCCACTACTATCGCGAGCGGGTCCAGGCCGCGCGCGAGCGCCAGCGGGCCCGCTACCGCGATGAGCCCGGCGTGCACTGCAACGCACAGCTCCCGCCCCACCTGCTGCGCCGCCACTGCGTCATGAGCTCGCGCGCCGAGACGATGCTGGAGCGGGCGGTGCGCAAGTACGGGCTGTCCGCGCGCGCCCATGACCGCATCCTCAAGGTCGCCCTCACCCGCACGGACCTCGAGGGGCATGCACGCATCGAGGAGGTGGACATCCAGCTCGCCATCGACTTCCGGATGCTGGACCGGGTGAACCATCCACACGCCAGTACGCAGGGGCCCCGGGCTTCCCAGGCGGAACCCTCCCTCTGGCCGCCCAAGTCGTCCGGGCCGGCGAGTCCCCGGGAGTGA
- a CDS encoding HU family DNA-binding protein — translation MTKAELVEVVAAQTRLTKKSAAQILDIVFTNIGKAVKKDARFSYPGFGTWSVRSRKARKIRNPQTNEMMKLKASKTIGFRPAKELKNSL, via the coding sequence ATGACCAAGGCAGAGCTCGTCGAGGTGGTGGCGGCGCAGACACGTCTCACCAAGAAGTCCGCGGCGCAGATCCTCGACATCGTCTTCACCAACATCGGCAAGGCGGTGAAGAAGGACGCCCGCTTCAGCTACCCCGGCTTCGGCACCTGGTCGGTGCGCTCGCGCAAGGCGCGGAAGATCCGCAACCCGCAGACGAACGAGATGATGAAGCTGAAGGCCTCGAAGACCATCGGCTTCCGGCCCGCCAAGGAGCTGAAGAACTCGCTCTGA